CCTCCACCGCTGGGTACTGTTCGTGCCGAACCTGATCATCAAGCAGATTGCCGGTCGCAAGGCGGTCGTCGCCGTGCCGGAGAGCGACGCATGACCATCGCGCTCGAAACCAAAAATCTCGAAAAGCAGTTCGGCGGCCTGCGCGTGACGCGCGACCTGTCGCTCAGGATCGAGCAGGGCGCCCGCCATGCCTTGATCGGCCCGAACGGCGCGGGCAAGACCACGGTGATCAACCAGCTCACCGGCGTGCTCAAGCCGAACAGTGGTCGGATCCTGCTCGAAGGCCAGGACATCACCGATCTGCCCGTGCATAAGCGCGTGCTGCGCGGCCTGTCGCGCACCTTCCAGATCAATCAGCTCTATCCCGACCTGACGCCGCTCGAAACCATCGGCCTCGCCGTCTCCGAACGCCTCGGCCATGGCGGCGACTGGTGGCGGCGGATGGGTACCCGTGACGACGTCAATGGCGAGATCGCCGAGCTCCTCAAGCACTTCCATTTGCTCGACGTCATGAACGAGCAGACGGTGACGCTGCCCTACGGAAAGCAGCGCCTGCTCGAGATCGCCGTCGCAATCGCGGCCAGGCCGCGCGTGCTGTTGCTCGACGAACCCGCCGCCGGCGTGCCCGAAAGCGAGCGCCACGACATCCTTGCCGTGGTGGCAGCGCTGCCCCGCGACGTCACCGTGCTCCTGATCGAGCATGACATGGATCTCGTCTTCTCCTTCGCCGACCGCATCTCGGTGCTGGTCTCGGGCGCGCTGCTCACCGAGGGGCCGCCCGACCAGGTTGCGCGCGATCCGCAAGTCAAGGCCGTCTATCTCGGCGAGGAGGCGGTCAATGTCTGACCTGCTCGCAATCGAATCTCTGCGCGCCGGCTATGGCGAGGCAGTGGTGCTGCCCAACATGTCCTTGTGCCTCGCCGAGGGGCAGGTGCTTGCGCTGCTGGGCCGCAACGGCACTGGCAAGACCACGCTGATCAACTCCATCGTCGGCGTCACACGACGATTTTCCGGCTCGGTCGCACTCGCCGGTACCGACGTCACCTCGCTGCGGCCCGACCAGCGCGCGCGCGCCGGCATCGGCTGGGTGCCTCAGGAGCGCAACATCTTCCGCTCGCTCACGGTGGAGGAGAACATGACCGCCGTGGCCCAGCCCGGCCTCTGGACGGTCGAGAAGGTCTACGAGATGTTCCCGCGATTGAAGGAGCGGCGGAGCAACTTTGGCAACCAGCTTTCCGGCGGCGAGCAGCAGATGCTGGCGATCGGCCGCGCGCTGACCCTCAATCCCAAGGTGCTGCTGCTGGACGAGCCGACCGAGGGGCTTGCGCCCATCATCGTCGAGGAGCTCCTCAAGGCGATCGGGACCATCACCCGGGCCGGCGGCATCTGCTCGATCATCGTCGAGCAGAACGCTCAAAAGATTCTGGGGCTTGCCGACCGCGTTGTGATATTGGAGCGCGGAACGATCGTCCACGACGCCCCGAGCGCCGCGCTGAAGGCCGACCCGTCGGTCCTCGAGCGACACCTCGGTGTCGCCGGGGCGGCCGCCCATTAGAAATTCGGGAGTGAACCAATGCAGCGAACCAAACCCCCCTTCCGCGCCGACGAGGTCGGCAGCCTCCTGCGTCCGGCGAAGATCAAGGAAGCCCGCGCGAAGTCGGAGAAGGGCGAGATCTCGGCCGATGATCTGCGCAAGATCGAGGACATGGAGATCGAGAAGGTCGTGCATAAGCAGGCCTCGATCGGCCTGAAGCTTGCGACCGATGGCGAATTCCGCCGCTCCTGGTGGCATTTCGACTTCCTGTCGAAGCTCACCGGTTGCGAGCTGTTCCACCCGGACACGGGCATCCAGTTCGCGGGCGTCGAGACGCGGCATGACGCGGTGCGGGTGATCGGCAAGCTCGACTTCCCCGATAACCACCCGATGCTCGACCACTTCAGGTTCCTGAAGAAATATGCCGACCAGGCCCACGTCACCGCCAAGATGACGATCCCCTCGCCGGCGGTGCTGCATTTTCGCGGCGGCCGCAAGGCGATCTCGAAGGACGTCTATCCCGATCTCGATGCGTTCTACGAGGACCTCGGCAAGACCTACCGCAAGGCCGTGAAGGCTTTCTACGACGCCGGCTGCCGCTATCTCCAGTTCGACGACACCGTGTGGGCCTATCTCTGCTCGCAGGACGAATTGAAGAAGGCGCGCGAGCGCGGGGACGATCCGGACGGCCTCCAGCAGATCTACGCGCGCATCATCAACTACGCGCTGGCCGAGAAGCCCGCGGATATGGTGGTGACGACGCATGTCTGCCGCGGCAATTTCCGCTCGACCTGGATCTCCTCGGGCGGCTACGAGCCGGTCGCCGAGACCATGCTCGCCGGCACCAATTACGACGGCTACTTCCTGGAGTATGACTCAGACCGCGCCGGCGGATTCGAGCCGCTGCGCTTCCTGCCCAAGGGCAACAAGGTCGTTGTGGTCGGCGTCATCACCTCGAAGTTCGGTGAGCTCGAGAAGAAAGACGACATCAAGCGCCGTCTGGAAGAAGCCGCCAAGTTCGCGCCGCTGGAGCAGCTCGCGCTATCCCCGCAATGCGGCTTCGCCTCCACCGAGGAGGGCAACATCCTCTCCGAGGACGAGCAGTGGGCCAAGCTCAGCCTCGCGGTCGAGATCGCGAAGGAAGTGTGGGGCAACTGAAGCCCACTAGTTCGCTGTCATTCCCCGCGAAAGCGGGGAATCCAGTACGCCGCGGCTTCTCCGTACTTCTTCGCTGTCTCTGGAATGCTGGATCGCCCGGTCGAGCCGGGCGATGACAGCTGAGCGCGTGGCGGATAGCGTGGCGCTCCTGACCGACGGCGCACTGGCGCCGTCACTTCTCCGCCAGATAAACCTCGCCCAGCAGCGACGAGTTCGACCATGGCACCTGCTTGTTCTTGGTCGACGCGACGACCTCCGCACGCACGCGCGTCAGCATCTGCTGCACCTCGAGCCCCGGTGTGCCGATATGGCGGGAGAGCGCGGACGAGAATGGTGAGTTGGCGCCTTCGCCGTCGAGCGCAACCTGGCCCGGCGCCGTGGCGAATGCGATCAGCGTGCCAGCGCCCAGCGTTGCGCCCGCGCCGAGACTGGTCGGCGCTGCGAGGCCCGAGGCGCCCTCGATGCCGCGATTGGCGCCGGCACTCGCCACCTGCGGCGCCATCGGGTCGTTGCGGCAGGCATCGAAGATCAGGATGTTGGTGCGGACCTGATCGTCGAGGCCGGCCATGATCGTATCCATGTCGATCATCGCCTCCATCATGTTGGCGCCTGCCTTCAGCTCGACGTCGATCGGGATGAGATAGTTGCGGCCGTCGATCTGCACGCCGTGGCCCGCGTAGTAGACCACCGCGACCTGCGCCCGCGCCGCATCGCGCAGGAAGTCGCGCGTCATTTTCTGCATCGCCGCGCGGTCGAGGTCGATGCCCTCCGACACCATGAAGCCGATGTCGCGCAGGCTCTTTGCGACTGCGCGCGCATCGTTGGGCGGATTGGGCAGCGCCTTGACGTGGGCATAGGCGCCGTTGCCGATGATCAGCGCCATGCGCTTGCCGCGGCCTGCCGGAGTGGGCGAGGGTGCAGGCGCCGTGCTCGCCGGTTGCCCTGCAGGCGCATTCGTCTGCTGCGCCGTCGAGGTCGGCGTATCACCTGGCGTCGGCACGGTTGCATCTTATAGTAGCGACAGCCGCACCTTCGCGGTCGCCTGGTTGGACTTGCTGCGGCGTCCGAGGCGGTGACCCCGAGCGCGCCCTTGTAGTCCTCCTTGGCGTGCGCGTAGTCGCCCTTGGCCTCATAGGCGAGGCCGCGGAACGTGTAGGCCGAGATCAGCACGCTGTTCGGCGGCGTCATGATGTTGACCGGCGGCTTGTCCCTGGCGAGCCGGATCGCTTCGCTGCCGTCGGCAACGGCGCGGTCGAGCTCGCCCTTGGCGCGCCAGATCGTGGTCCGGTGCACCAGCGGCTGCGACAGGCTCGGGTCGATGCGGATGGCCTGGTTGATGTCGGCAAGTGCGCCATCGAGGTCGCCGAGCGCCTCCTTGCAGGCGCCGCGGTTCTGGTACGAGAAGGCTGATTTCGGATCGGCCTTGATCGCCGCATCGAAATCGGCAATCGCCCTGGCATAGTCCTTCTTGCCCTGAAAGGCGTTGCCGCGGTTGTGGAAGATGATCCCGCTCGGCGGCCCGAGCTTCAGCGCGTCGTCAAAATCGGCGATCGCGATGTCGTACTCGCCTTTGTCGAAATAGGCCGAGCCGCGCAGATTGTAGACGGCCTGGCTCGGCTCCAGGCGGATGGCTTCGGTCGCATCCGTGATGACCTCCGCGTAGTCGCCCTTCTTGTTCCACCCCACGGCGCGCCAGAAATAGACGGTGGCGAGCTGGCCGCCCTTGAACACTTTCAGCGCGATGATCTTGTTGCAGGCGTCGATCTGCTGGTCCGCCGGCGTGGTGTCGGTGGTGCAGAGCGGCCCGAGCTGCGCGCGCGACTGCGCGAGGGCCGAAGCGTTCCAGAGCGCCGTGACAAGCAGGCCGAGCGCAACGAGCAGGCGGCGCATGGTCGGAAATCCCCCGGAGGTGAAGCCTGTCTTGTTTGTTGCCGGGTTGCCGGTGATGGTTCAAGGGCAGAAACAATGACCCAATTCGACCTGGGCTGGATCAGCTCCTGAAGGCCAGCTGCCGCCAATTCCTCTGCGTCGCGCCCTCGTAACCTGATACGATGCGAGCGTTGCTCAGACGTCCAGGGCGTTGTGCAATGAGGCGGCGCGATTTTACAGCCGGTCTGTTGCTTGCAACGGCGATCCGACCCGCGCGGGCACAGCGCGGCACGCCCCAGCGCATTGCGATCTTCCATCCGGCAATCCCCGTTGGCCTCCTGACCGAAGCCGGCGGGGGGACCGCGTGGCGGGCGTTTTTCGGAGAGCTCCGTCGGCTGGGCTACGTCGAAGGCCAGAATCTGATCATCGAGCGCTATTCCGCCGAGGGGCATCACGAGCGCTATGCCGACTTCGCCCGGGAGATCGTGGCGCGCAATCCGGATCTGATCGTCACCGGGACCAATCCGGTCGTGGTCGCCTTCAAGGCCAGGACCAGCACGATACCGCTGGTGGCGTTCATGCTGGATCCGCTGAAGGCAGGGCTGATCGTCAGCCTGGCCCGGCCCGGCGGCAACCTGACCGGTATCACACTCGATGCGGGCATCGAGATCTGGGGGAAGCGCCTCGCATTGCTGAAGGAAGCCGTTTCTCAGACCGCGAGCGTCGCCTTCCTCGGGATGCGTGACGGGTGGGAAGGTTCGTTTGGGCAGGCCTTGCGCGATGTCAGCAGCCAGTTGGGAATTTCACTGGTCTCGATGGTCCCGAACATCGGGACGACTGCGGAGATCGAACGTCTCTTCACGGAGATGGCCGCGCGACGGCCGGAAGCAGTCTTGATCACAGGCGAAGGCGACCTCTACGCTCACCGGCAGCTCATTGCAGAGCTTGCCCTGAAACACCGCTTGCCGACGATGGTCCGTACCGCGATTACGTCGATGCTGGTGGATTGATGGCCTATACGGTCGACCTCGCGGAATTGCTCAGGCGCATGGCCCAGGATGTGCACCAAATCCTGAAGGGAGCCAAACCGGGGGACATCCCGATTTACCAGCCGACCAAGTTCGAACTCCTGATCAACCTGAAGACGGCCAAAGCGCTCGGCCTCGTCCTGCCGCCCGCGCTGCTGTCCAATGCCGACGAGATGATTGATTGAACTGACAGGCAGGACCCGCATTCCCCCTGTGGGCAGATCGTGGTAGGAGCTGTGGGCCCCAGCCCGCTGCCCACTCCGTCCCACCCATGAAAAACGACGAGATCCTGAGCCAAATCACCGAATTCTGCCGCAAGGCCGACATGGCGGAATCGACCTTTGGCCGGCGTGCGGTGAACGATGGCAAACTGGTGCAGCGGCTGCGTGAGGGCAAGCGAATCACCATCGACACGCTGGAGCGCATCCAGGCCTATATGGCCGTATCGATGCCGGGTGGCGTGCCGCCGCCGCGGGGCTTGCAGGTGCCGCCCGAGAAGCGCGATCCGCGCGGCAATTTCCGCTTCTTCGAGAACCGGCAGAAATACCTGCTGTTCGTCCACACCTGTAGCGAGAAGCGGGTGATCGCCGATCGCGTGGCGCTGGAGCTTGCCAGCATTCATCCGCGGCCGCCGG
This genomic interval from Bradyrhizobium sp. CB82 contains the following:
- a CDS encoding ABC transporter substrate binding protein gives rise to the protein MAYTVDLAELLRRMAQDVHQILKGAKPGDIPIYQPTKFELLINLKTAKALGLVLPPALLSNADEMID
- a CDS encoding ABC transporter substrate-binding protein — protein: MRRRDFTAGLLLATAIRPARAQRGTPQRIAIFHPAIPVGLLTEAGGGTAWRAFFGELRRLGYVEGQNLIIERYSAEGHHERYADFAREIVARNPDLIVTGTNPVVVAFKARTSTIPLVAFMLDPLKAGLIVSLARPGGNLTGITLDAGIEIWGKRLALLKEAVSQTASVAFLGMRDGWEGSFGQALRDVSSQLGISLVSMVPNIGTTAEIERLFTEMAARRPEAVLITGEGDLYAHRQLIAELALKHRLPTMVRTAITSMLVD
- a CDS encoding cobalamin-independent methionine synthase II family protein; the protein is MQRTKPPFRADEVGSLLRPAKIKEARAKSEKGEISADDLRKIEDMEIEKVVHKQASIGLKLATDGEFRRSWWHFDFLSKLTGCELFHPDTGIQFAGVETRHDAVRVIGKLDFPDNHPMLDHFRFLKKYADQAHVTAKMTIPSPAVLHFRGGRKAISKDVYPDLDAFYEDLGKTYRKAVKAFYDAGCRYLQFDDTVWAYLCSQDELKKARERGDDPDGLQQIYARIINYALAEKPADMVVTTHVCRGNFRSTWISSGGYEPVAETMLAGTNYDGYFLEYDSDRAGGFEPLRFLPKGNKVVVVGVITSKFGELEKKDDIKRRLEEAAKFAPLEQLALSPQCGFASTEEGNILSEDEQWAKLSLAVEIAKEVWGN
- a CDS encoding ABC transporter ATP-binding protein → MSDLLAIESLRAGYGEAVVLPNMSLCLAEGQVLALLGRNGTGKTTLINSIVGVTRRFSGSVALAGTDVTSLRPDQRARAGIGWVPQERNIFRSLTVEENMTAVAQPGLWTVEKVYEMFPRLKERRSNFGNQLSGGEQQMLAIGRALTLNPKVLLLDEPTEGLAPIIVEELLKAIGTITRAGGICSIIVEQNAQKILGLADRVVILERGTIVHDAPSAALKADPSVLERHLGVAGAAAH
- a CDS encoding ABC transporter ATP-binding protein — protein: MTIALETKNLEKQFGGLRVTRDLSLRIEQGARHALIGPNGAGKTTVINQLTGVLKPNSGRILLEGQDITDLPVHKRVLRGLSRTFQINQLYPDLTPLETIGLAVSERLGHGGDWWRRMGTRDDVNGEIAELLKHFHLLDVMNEQTVTLPYGKQRLLEIAVAIAARPRVLLLDEPAAGVPESERHDILAVVAALPRDVTVLLIEHDMDLVFSFADRISVLVSGALLTEGPPDQVARDPQVKAVYLGEEAVNV